GTTTGCAAAACCCCCCAGCCCAGCTTCACTGGGGGGGCCGTAGAGCGGCTCTGGGGGCTCCAAGGACAAGGACAGGCTGTGTGCCCACCAGCCATCCTAACCCCGAGGGGATCGCGCCTGTCACCCGGCAGTGAATGACCAACTTGAGGAGTGCGACAGcctgggagcggggcagggctgtgcacacacacacgggtgcaggagggggtggcagaggggtggGCAACAGCAGTCCTGCTTTGCTATGGGACcatggagggatgggggggggtggggggtatgGGAGGGGGTGTCAGCCAACCCTGTGCCCCATCACTTGCTTGTCACCACTCAGCGCTCCAGCCCAATGGTGAGGAGGGGCGTTTGCTCTGTATAAAAGGATGCGCAATATCAAAATCctctttataaaaacaaacaaacaaaaaaaatgcaacgCAGCACTAGGAAACCTTGTGTCCTCCGCTGTACTCCCCTTCTGGGTTTGTGTTCTTCCTACCCCTTTATATTGCCATTTCGCACGTCTCTGCCTACAGAACGtagaaatacattctttttttttttctttttttttttcttttttttttctttttcaaaactctTCCACAAATTTCAAAAAGTTCTCCCCACTGTTAAAAGCCCCCTCGGCTGTGGGGAGGTGGGACGCGATGCTCTGGGCTGGGCGGGCAGCCAGCGCCTCACACGTCGGTGCTTATGCTGCGGCTGCGGGAGAAGGCTTCCCGCATGGCCGAGAGCCGGTTGGGGTTGAGCGCCTGCAGGTTGGCCACGCTCACCGGCAGATCGAGATCCTCCTGGCTCACCGTCTTGTAGCTCACCCGGTCGCCCCCGTTGTGCAGGTCCTCGGGGGGCTCCTGCAGGAAGAAGGTGGGGGGCTCGTAGGGCACGCAGCCGGGGCAGCTGGGCCGGCTCGGTGTTGGCTTCTTGCCGAAGGGTGAGGAGGAGTAGAGGGACGGGCCGTTGGTCAGCACTACGTTGCGGTTGCAGTGGAGCGGCGGGATGTGGGAGTGCACGGCGAAGTCgggctcctcctcatcctcttcgGACTCATCCTTCTTGCAGCAGTAGTACTGAAACGGGATGGCCCCGTGGGGCCGGGGCTCAGCCGGCATCCCAAACCGCCCACCCTGCCACCGAGGGGCTGCTCCGTGCATGCCAGCCCCTGGGGACCGGCAGGGAGGGGACACCGGGCTGCTcatgggctcctctccccatCGCAGCACCCTTTGGGGCCACATCCCCCCGGCCTTACCTGGAGCCTACAGTAGCAGAGGACGGCGATgatacaaagcaaaatgacagTCGCTAATATTCCACCTGTGATGACCACGGTCCCGGCTGTCATCCGCCCTCTTCTCCATTAACAGCCTGCAAAAGCGAGTGCACGGGGTgacggggggcggtgggggacagGGAGCGGCTGGTGCTGGGCGATGCACCGGGCTGCAGGTCCCCAAACCCTCAGCACACCCCCGTTTGGTTTCTAACCAGGAGACCTCTGTGGGAGGTGATGGGCAGGATCAGGCCAGatcctggcactgggcacccgTGAAAGCCATCGGGAAGTCCCTGTCCCCCGCTAAATGCCACCTTGCAGGTGCAGGGGGATAAAAAGCTTCACGCAGTGGGTAAGACTTAGTGCGCAGCAGCTCTGGGGTCACATCGGGCTCTTCCGCATGCAGGAGGGGGGGCCCAAGTGAAATAAAACCTTCTGCCCAGTGCCTCTGGCACCCAGGGCAACCCCCCGGCTCCTGCCTGGTGGCAGAGAGCTTCAGTGATGGGAGAAGGAGCTTTGCAGTAAGGATTTCTGAGCTGTACACATTTTTCTCTGAGCCTATAATCCATTTTCCCCATGAAAACAATGTGGTATTTTAATTTGGAATAACGGGAGTTGCTAAGTGAGCCCCTAATGACTGCGGGGACCGGCgctctcccctccctgagcagcgAGCTGAGGTAGGGGATGTGTCTGCAAGGAGGCACCAAGCTCCTCGCCTCTCCATGGCCAAGCCACAGTGTtggaggggctggcgggggcggcAGCCCAGGATGATGACTCTGACCACTTCGGGCGAGCTGTTCATTCCCGTCACGGCAAATGCTGAGGCTGGGACACAGTGTCCCGGACATCCCAGAGACGCCGTGGCTCAGCTTGGCCCCACGCTTGCGTTTTGGGGCACCACCAGCACCCTTCTCTCCCCGGAGTGCCCCTTAGAGGAACCTGGGTGCTGACACAGACCTGGTAGCGGTGGAAGGTCCCTGCTCTGGCCCTGCTGGGCTCACCCAGAAGGCAGACGCTGTGCATCACACGAGCCCCGCAATGCCAGCACGGGTCTTGCTCTGGGCATCCCTGAGCTCGCAGGACGGCTTCGCAGGACCCCTCCATCCCACGCAGAATAAGACCAAGCTCTTTGCCACAGGAAGGATGCTGGGGAGACGCGTACCTGCCTGCAGACACCTGCTCGCAGCTATGCAGACGGCGGCACTAACACCAGCATCGCTCTGCAGCTAAAGCTCCAGCAGCCCTTTAGTGCCGCAAGATTCGGGCTGACAACAGCAGAAGTGACATAAATCAAGAGAGAAATCGTATGCTGACCACCTACTCTACAAGCGCTTTAACAAagctggcctccagctcacgctatcaggttaaaacaaaaaaacaaccaccccagCCCCAAATTACTTCAGCACCCGAGGAAAAGCAACCCTATCTGTCAGGGATTTAACCCgcttccaaagaaaataaatctgtggcATATTTTCAGGCACTTAATGTCCTGCTAAAGTTGGGTAAGTGCTGAATGGATAAAGCAGTATCACATTTTATGTTGCTGCTGAGCGGCGCTGTAGGAGGGAAGGTAATTTATAACGATGTCTGAACGCCTCCTAGCACCGCACGGCCATGGGGCAAGCGCCGGGCCAAATCCTGCCCGGATGCCTTGGTCAAAATGCTCTGAGGAGACGCAGGGAGAGGAACACGGTCAGGGGGAgggtttgctaaaaaaaaaaaaaaaaaaaaagtgcattagtGATTTAGAAACTTTGATTCCTGTTTAAAGAGGGATGGAGGCACACGGCGGCACCGGGTGCTGTGGGCACAGGCACCGGCCCGGCAGAACGGGCTGGAAATGCCCATCCGTGGCTCCTTTGCTGCTCCCGTTTGCAATCACGGCGCCAGCACGAATCTCAGGGCAGGGGCAGGCGCAGGACCTGGCTCTGGAGTGACCGGACTCAGCCCTGCAGCATCTCGGGGACGGGCGCTGCACCCATCAGAGAGGATCAGCATCTTCGCCAGCTCCTTGCCAGCCCCAGATGCCAGGCGGCAGGCAGGGCTCGGGCAGGGAGGGCTCCTCGGCTTCCTCGCCACTTAATTAAACGGCCGCCTTCCCTGGGGGTACAAGCCAGGGTCACACAGAGCCTGTTTTCAGGGTTTCTGTCCAGGCCCAGTCAGCCAGACGTGGCACCGCAGCCACTGCTCCCTCCAGAGCAGGACCGtttgcatttccttcttttttttttcctcccataacATACTTGTCTGATTAAAGCTgcgtacctggaagcattaaacTCTCCAGCATGCAAAGGGGGAGGAAAGCAGAGCATTCGGAGGCCCATAAGCAGAACAATTCCTGTCTAGACCTCCTTTTTACATTTGTTCCTAATTTCACGCTCCACAGGCTCCCAGATTCATATATTTAGTAATAAATATCCTGGTAAAAGGAAGTGCTTTGCAGCTCCACTGTGGTCTTGGAGAAAGTATTAGGAACGCAGGTACCGAGAGACGCGGTCCCAGCAGACGGTCGCTTCGGTAACGTTAGGAGCCCTCCAGCTACCGAGGATGccggacccccccagcccctctgccccgtCCAACTCCAGCACGTCCTCCATCACTGCCAGACAGCcgggaaggggcggcggggggacggtAACTCCACACAGGCTGTTTGCCCCCGGCCCAGGAGCTCTTTGCTGTAGGAAAGAGGTCCCCAGTGCCGTGGGGTGACTGGGAATGGTGCCTcttgggggttactgggagccACCATGCTGGTGTGGGCGCACGGGAGCTTGGGGGCAACGCATCCCCCTTCCCCGACACCCTGCTTTACTTTCCCAGCGTGCAAAGGACACGTCGTGCCGCAACAAACCGAAGACACGTCACTGCAGGGTTGCTACAGGCTGCTCCTGGATGAGCTGTTCGGTTTTGGGCATGACCCGCTGCCGCTTGCCTGGTTTCACCGGGGCAGCTACTGCTGCGCCTGCAGCGGCGCCGTCCCCGCAGCCTTGCGGCGGCTGGGAACTCCCGGGGTGTGAGAAAATGCCCTTTTCTACTCCTTGCAGCTGCAGAAGACACAAGCAGAACTCCCATCGGCTCCAGTCCTGGTTTGGTGACCCCTTTCCTCGCTGACAGCCCCTGCCGTGGCTGAGGACGTGGGCTTTGAGGTTCGCAGCTCACTAGGAGCCAGGTCTgcatcagcccctgccccgcacTTCGTGTGGGCACTGCCACGAGGCACTGACGGACCTTCCCGACGTGCTGCAGCCCggcccaggggctggagggggctcggGGGAACCTTCCCACAAGCAACAGAGAATGGGACAGCCCAGAATTGCACTTGACAatgcagaaaggagaagggggggggaTGAGAAATCACCCCAAGTCACCCCACCCCAGCATCCTGAACGCGGCCCCTGGACGGCCCAGGGTGCCCGGTGTGGGGAGAGGCTGCTCACGGCTGCGCCTTGCGGCGGGGGCCACGCTGGGAGCGAGACGGGGCAGGCGGCTCTGCAGCCAGCGCCCCTCGGGACCTGCGTGGGAGGAAGGCTTcggagcagccggggggggctGAGCTCAGCCCATCCGAGGGCCCCAGCGAACACCCGGCTAACCGCGGCTCCGCAGCACTgagctccaggtgctggagcactccagccacagccagctcCCGCGGACTGGCCTGACCCTGCCTGTGGAAGCTGTGGGAGAAGGAGACCTGGGGACTGCTAAGGAGACCACTCCAAGGTTTCTTTAAGAGACCCTCAAGTGCCTAGTTAAGCCAACTCCTAGGATTTGCAGGTGTTATGATCAATCCTCAGGCCAGACCTTTAAATGAATGGGGCCTCcattcatcccatcccatcccatcccatcccatcccatcccatcccatcccatcccatcccatcccatccccagggCAACAGAGTCGCCCCCTAAAGCCTTTTGCACCAGCTGAAAGGGCTGTCATGGCAAGCACCAAAAAAAACAGGAACGATAGTCCAACTGAGACTGTGC
The genomic region above belongs to Rissa tridactyla isolate bRisTri1 chromosome 14, bRisTri1.patW.cur.20221130, whole genome shotgun sequence and contains:
- the FAM163B gene encoding protein FAM163B codes for the protein MTAGTVVITGGILATVILLCIIAVLCYCRLQYYCCKKDESEEDEEEPDFAVHSHIPPLHCNRNVVLTNGPSLYSSSPFGKKPTPSRPSCPGCVPYEPPTFFLQEPPEDLHNGGDRVSYKTVSQEDLDLPVSVANLQALNPNRLSAMREAFSRSRSISTDV